One window from the genome of Nitrosospira multiformis encodes:
- the tyrS gene encoding tyrosine--tRNA ligase, protein MTGQITEQLEIIKRGCGELLVEEELAQKLALDRPLRIKAGFDPTAPDLHLGHTVLLNKMRHLQDLGHHALFLIGDFTGMIGDPSGKNTTRPALTREQVVENAQSYANQVFRILRPEQTDVVFNSTWMDKLNAADLIKLAATHTVARMLERDDFGKRYESNKPIAIHEFLYPLIQGYDSVALRADIELGGTDQKFNLLVGRELQKYFGQSPQCILTMPLLEGLDGINKMSKSSGNYIGIAETPTEIFGKLMSVSDELMWRYIELLSFEPISVIRQWQQEVRDGRNPRDIKVLFAQEIVARFHSRHDAERALADFEARFRRGTIPDDILEKVLHAGTEGLPIAQVLKQAGLTASTTEALRMIEQGGVKLNGEKVGDKALRLSRGETAVVQVGKRKFARITLA, encoded by the coding sequence GTGACCGGGCAGATAACGGAACAACTGGAGATCATCAAGCGCGGCTGCGGCGAGCTCCTTGTGGAAGAGGAGCTCGCGCAAAAGCTTGCTTTGGATCGTCCACTCAGGATCAAGGCTGGATTTGACCCAACCGCGCCGGATTTGCACCTGGGTCACACTGTTCTGCTTAACAAGATGCGTCACCTGCAGGATTTAGGGCATCACGCCTTGTTCCTGATTGGCGATTTCACCGGAATGATCGGTGATCCCAGTGGTAAGAACACGACTCGTCCTGCCCTCACTCGGGAACAAGTGGTCGAGAATGCGCAATCCTACGCAAATCAGGTTTTCCGGATACTCAGGCCCGAGCAGACCGATGTCGTGTTTAATTCCACGTGGATGGACAAGCTCAATGCCGCCGATCTGATCAAGCTGGCGGCTACCCATACCGTTGCACGCATGCTGGAGCGGGACGATTTTGGCAAGCGCTATGAAAGTAACAAGCCCATAGCGATTCATGAATTTTTGTATCCGCTCATTCAAGGCTATGACTCGGTTGCACTCAGAGCGGATATCGAGCTGGGAGGCACCGACCAGAAATTCAACCTGCTGGTGGGACGGGAATTGCAAAAGTATTTCGGGCAATCGCCGCAGTGCATTCTCACCATGCCGCTTCTGGAAGGATTGGATGGCATCAATAAAATGTCCAAATCCTCCGGTAACTATATCGGCATCGCCGAGACCCCAACCGAGATATTCGGCAAGCTGATGTCTGTTTCCGATGAACTGATGTGGCGTTATATCGAGTTATTGTCGTTTGAGCCGATCAGTGTTATTCGCCAGTGGCAGCAGGAAGTGCGGGACGGGCGCAACCCGCGCGACATCAAGGTCCTGTTCGCTCAGGAGATTGTTGCGCGTTTTCACAGCAGGCACGATGCGGAAAGGGCATTGGCTGACTTCGAGGCGCGCTTCAGGCGTGGCACGATACCGGATGACATTCTTGAGAAAGTGCTGCATGCGGGAACCGAAGGATTACCCATTGCTCAAGTACTCAAGCAGGCCGGATTAACGGCCAGTACGACCGAAGCATTGCGCATGATCGAGCAGGGCGGTGTCAAATTAAATGGCGAAAAGGTTGGCGATAAAGCGCTCAGGCTCAGTCGCGGAGAGACCGCCGTGGTACAAGTAGGCAAGCGAAAATTCGCCAGGATAACCCTCGCCTGA
- a CDS encoding superoxide dismutase: MSDQKTGSVPHILPPLPYADNALDPVISANTLSFHYGKHHKTYVDNLNKLVAGTELADLSLEKVIAATAGQADKAGVFNNAAQIWNHTFYWNSLSPKGGGEPPAALKKKIEASFDTVEACKKELATAAATQFGSGWAWLVQDGDKLKVVKTSNADLPLTHGLKPLLTIDVWEHAYYLDYQNRRVDYVNAVLDKLINWGFAADNHG; this comes from the coding sequence ATGAGCGATCAAAAAACTGGAAGTGTGCCCCACATTCTACCGCCGCTACCTTACGCGGATAACGCGTTGGACCCCGTCATTTCGGCCAACACGCTGAGCTTTCATTACGGCAAGCATCACAAGACTTATGTCGACAATCTGAACAAGCTGGTAGCGGGTACGGAGCTTGCGGATTTATCATTGGAGAAGGTCATTGCCGCCACAGCTGGCCAGGCGGATAAGGCCGGGGTTTTCAACAATGCGGCGCAAATCTGGAACCACACATTCTACTGGAATAGCCTGTCCCCCAAGGGGGGTGGTGAGCCTCCCGCGGCGTTGAAGAAAAAAATTGAGGCATCATTCGATACTGTGGAAGCGTGCAAGAAAGAACTGGCAACGGCGGCGGCGACCCAATTCGGCAGTGGCTGGGCGTGGCTGGTGCAGGATGGCGACAAGCTCAAGGTGGTCAAGACGAGCAATGCGGATTTGCCGTTGACCCATGGACTCAAGCCGCTACTGACCATCGACGTGTGGGAGCATGCCTACTACCTTGATTACCAGAACCGTCGCGTGGATTATGTCAACGCTGTACTCGACAAACTGATCAATTGGGGTTTTGCGGCGGATAACCATGGGTAG